In the genome of Thunnus maccoyii chromosome 15, fThuMac1.1, whole genome shotgun sequence, one region contains:
- the LOC121913211 gene encoding uncharacterized protein LOC121913211, whose translation MRMNICSCLLALVLGCNVTAEIIHQVVKEEQQVSLRCSHSVEGKVTWSREINGNTVNIFIVDGDREQRFNDPHKRYGSIADKSLHISRVAVSDSGKYLCNNESAVELTVIPSGTTIVSIAEKSNVTLTCPDVVGGSHVPTWTREIAGKQQQIRPHFSAVDKYLNIPDVQPGDSGLYYCDGKPAANLTVTKGDQSERGETQELKDTHKNMKAGKAQRRSYLKE comes from the exons atgaggatgaacaTCTGCAGCTGCCTGTTAGCTTTAGTTCTGGGCTGTAATGTGACAGCAG aaATAATCCATCAAGTAGTCAAAGAGGAGCAACAAGTCTCTCTGCGTTGTTCTCACTCTGTGGAGGGTAAAGTGACGTGGAGCAGAGAGATTAATGGAAACACAGTTAACATATTTATAGTTGATGGTGACAGAGAGCAAAGATTCAATGACCCCCACAAACGATATGGTTCAATAGCAGATAAGTCACTGCACATCTCTAGAGTTGCTGTCTCAGACTCTGGAAAATACTTGTGTAATAATGAATCAGCTGTGGAACTGACGGTGATCCCATCAG GAACAACAATAGTCAGTATTGCAGAGAAGTCCAACGTCACTCTGACATGTCCTGATGTTGTTGGAGGGTCACATGTTCCAACATGGACCAGAGAGATTgctggaaaacaacaacaaatcaggCCTCATTTTTCAGCTGTTGACAAGTATCTGAATATACCAGACGTGCAGCCTGGTGACTCTGGACTGTACTACTGTGATGGAAAACCAGCTGCAAATCTAACTGTGACCAAAGGTGATCAGTCTGAGAGAGGTGAGACACAAGaactcaaagacacacacaaaaatatgaagGCAGGTAAAGCACAGAGAAGAAgttatttaaaggaataa